One window of Staphylococcus chromogenes genomic DNA carries:
- a CDS encoding glycerol-3-phosphate responsive antiterminator has protein sequence MHPNILPAIRSVKSLEKLIRTDYETCVLLDTHIGHLKNLMQLIEQNNLQPFVHIDLIKGMSHDEFACEYIIQSYRPKGIVSTKTKIIKKAKSLGVITIFRVFIIDSQALERSIALIQRIEPDYVEVLPGIANKVIKRIYNETGVKVIAGGLINTEEEIEKAIESGATYVTTSEERLW, from the coding sequence ATGCATCCCAATATATTACCTGCAATACGCTCAGTAAAAAGTCTCGAAAAATTGATTCGCACGGATTATGAAACGTGTGTCCTATTAGATACACATATTGGCCATTTAAAAAACCTTATGCAGTTAATTGAACAAAATAACTTACAACCCTTTGTGCATATTGATTTGATTAAGGGCATGAGTCACGATGAGTTTGCTTGTGAATACATTATCCAATCCTATCGGCCTAAAGGGATTGTTTCCACGAAAACAAAAATCATTAAAAAAGCAAAGTCACTGGGTGTAATTACGATATTTCGTGTCTTTATCATTGATAGTCAAGCGTTAGAACGCAGTATCGCACTTATCCAACGTATTGAGCCTGATTATGTAGAGGTGCTCCCAGGTATTGCTAATAAAGTGATTAAGCGTATTTATAATGAAACAGGCGTCAAAGTGATTGCTGGAGGTTTAATCAATACAGAAGAAGAAATAGAAAAGGCGATTGAGAGTGGCGCGACGTACGTGACCACAAGCGAAGAGCGTCTTTGGTAA